From Selenomonas sp. AB3002, one genomic window encodes:
- a CDS encoding substrate-binding domain-containing protein produces the protein MVTIKQIAELCGVSRGTVDRVVNRRGKVKPEKEQLILETMRKLNYQPNPAGRALAARKKSPIVGVLIPSIGIHFFDDVLSSMQKAAKKYDSYGLKVIWRSMRGYSVEEQCRLIDELSPQVQALIINPVDHPSVVRRLNALIDDGIVIITINNDAPGLSRHTYVGSDYLEGGRTAGALLRMIGPEKLNVGVLLGSLSMLGHRQRLDGFRETMGDRCNILSIHETEDDDMIAYEQVTQLLKNEPNINALFVISSGASYGASRAVLAAGLAGKITIIVFDTIPTTIRMMQQGIIQAALYQHPHEQGRRAMQIAFDYLVNGTPPDRDRYIMRNEIRILQNAED, from the coding sequence ATGGTTACTATCAAACAGATAGCAGAGCTCTGCGGCGTCTCCCGGGGCACCGTGGACAGAGTAGTGAACCGGCGGGGCAAAGTCAAGCCGGAAAAGGAGCAGCTTATCCTCGAGACCATGCGGAAGCTGAACTACCAGCCCAACCCCGCAGGCAGAGCCCTGGCCGCCCGCAAGAAATCCCCCATCGTGGGCGTGCTGATTCCCTCCATCGGCATCCACTTCTTCGATGACGTACTCTCTTCCATGCAGAAAGCTGCGAAAAAATATGATTCTTACGGCCTAAAAGTCATCTGGCGCAGCATGAGGGGCTACAGCGTAGAGGAGCAGTGCCGCCTCATCGACGAGCTTTCCCCCCAGGTGCAGGCCCTCATCATCAACCCGGTGGATCACCCCAGCGTGGTACGCAGGCTCAACGCCCTCATAGATGACGGCATTGTCATCATCACCATCAACAACGATGCCCCGGGACTTTCCCGCCACACTTATGTAGGCTCCGACTATCTGGAAGGGGGACGCACGGCAGGGGCGCTGCTGCGCATGATCGGGCCGGAGAAGCTCAATGTGGGCGTGCTCTTAGGCTCACTTTCCATGCTGGGCCATCGTCAAAGGCTGGACGGCTTCCGGGAAACCATGGGGGACAGATGCAACATCCTCTCCATCCACGAGACGGAAGATGATGACATGATTGCCTACGAGCAGGTAACCCAGCTTCTGAAAAACGAGCCGAATATCAATGCCCTCTTTGTCATATCCTCCGGTGCCTCTTACGGTGCCAGCCGTGCCGTACTGGCGGCGGGCCTGGCAGGGAAAATCACCATCATCGTCTTCGATACCATTCCCACCACCATCCGCATGATGCAGCAAGGCATCATCCAGGCCGCCCTCTACCAGCACCCCCACGAACAAGGCCGCCGCGCCATGCAGATAGCCTTCGACTATCTGGTGAATGGGACGCCGCCAGACCGGGATCGTTACATCATGCGCAATGAGATACGCATATTGCAGAATGCAGAAGATTAA
- a CDS encoding TetR/AcrR family transcriptional regulator: MAEAMGRRERKKQLSRQAILKAAQQQFATRGYKETSVADIMNAADLGTGTFYNYFQSKEEVLMALLGDSVEMVEAAVRSEKEAGGTSVDLLAAGIKATASFLDENRYVLPLFLAASERAAEPRPQEAEHGSATPGFKGIFEEIISQGQLAGEIRNDVPAELIAEMLHSIYQAAAFSKLEIPFRDNVAMKTCLLLNGIRKE, encoded by the coding sequence ATGGCAGAAGCAATGGGCCGTCGGGAGAGAAAGAAGCAGCTTTCCCGGCAGGCCATCTTAAAGGCTGCCCAGCAGCAGTTTGCCACCCGGGGTTATAAGGAAACCTCGGTGGCTGATATCATGAATGCGGCAGATTTGGGTACGGGCACCTTCTATAATTACTTCCAGTCTAAGGAAGAAGTGCTGATGGCCCTGCTGGGAGATTCCGTGGAGATGGTGGAGGCGGCAGTCCGGTCTGAGAAGGAAGCGGGTGGGACCTCTGTTGACCTGCTGGCGGCGGGCATCAAGGCCACGGCGTCCTTTCTGGATGAGAACCGCTATGTGCTGCCCTTGTTCCTTGCGGCTTCGGAAAGGGCGGCAGAGCCCCGTCCGCAGGAAGCGGAACATGGTTCTGCAACGCCGGGGTTCAAGGGCATTTTTGAGGAAATCATCAGCCAGGGGCAGCTGGCTGGGGAAATCCGCAATGATGTGCCGGCAGAACTGATAGCAGAAATGCTGCATTCCATCTACCAGGCAGCGGCCTTCAGCAAGTTGGAGATTCCCTTCAGGGATAATGTGGCTATGAAGACTTGTTTGCTATTAAATGGGATACGGAAGGAGTAA